The genomic interval GTCCCGGAGCCGGTCGATCCGGTCCGAGACGTGGAAGTAGCCGTCGAGGACGAGCCCCGCGCCGACGCCGACCGCGGTGGCGACGACCAGATCCCACATCAGTTCGGTCTTGCCGGCGACGAAGGCGGTCCCGGCGAGCGTGTCGGCGGCCCACGCCCCGACCGCCCACACGCCGGCGGCGGCCATCGTCGTGACGACGACGAAGACGGCTCCGAACCGCGGGGTCATCGAGAGCGAGGTGAACGCGTCCAGCACGACGGCGACGAGCAAGGCGAGCGCGGCCGCGGCGACGAACGGCGTCGCCTGTGGGAGCGCGCCGGCCGCCCGGACGGCCACCGGAAGGGCGGCGACGGCGAGCAGTTCGGCCGGGATCGTGATAGCTGGGTCCCTCGTCGCCGCCGGGACGACGACGGCGACGGCGACCAGCAGGGCCGTAAACACCGCCCAGTCCGGTTCACCCGACGCCAGGAACTGTCCGACCGCGGCGACCAGGCCGAGCGTGACGGCCCACGCCGCGACCGCGTCGTACCCGTGGGGCACCAGCAGCGACCGGAGTGATGACATCGTCGGCGGTAGCTCCCGGACGACAAAAAACGGTGCCGTCCGCGCTCGGGCGGGACCACCCCTGTCGGTCGGCGCGGGCGAGCCGTGTCGAGCGACGGCGGCGGCTATCGCGGGGGCGTGTAGACGTTCAGCGTCTCCAGGGGCTCGTCGCCGTCGTTCTCGATACCGTGGCGCTCGCCCGCCTCAATCCGCAGCAGGTCACCCGGTTCGATGCGCTGGTCCGTGCCGTCGACCGTGACGACGCCGGTCCCCGAGACGACGAACAGCCACTGGTCGCTGTCGGTGTGGTAGTTCTCCGGCCCGCCGACGGCCCGTCCGGGGTCGACGGTCATCTCGGCGACCTGTGCCTCGTCGGTCTCCATGACGACCTCGAAGTAGCGATCGAAGTCGAGGTGTGTCCGGTCCATGCCGGCGGTTGGCCGGGGTCCGACGAAGGGGTTTCGCCCGAACGGAACGTTCACCGGGGAGCGCCACCGACCGTCGGCCATGGACCTGACGGAGTACGTCCGGTCGGCGCTTGCCGACTACGCCGACACGCAGGGACTGGACCCCGCCTGGCTCGATGAGGTGGGCCAGAGCTACCGCGAGCAGGGGTATCTCACCCGCCAGCAGTTGTACGACATCGCCTACGCGAGTTCGACCCGCAGCGCCTACCACGTCGAGAAAAACCCCGAAGACCGCTGTCGGGAGGTGACCGAGAACGTCGTCGCGGTCGCCGGGGACTTCTCGAAGCTCCAACTCCTCTCCGGGCTCGCCGGGTTCAAAGCACCGACGGCCTCGGCGGTGGTGACCGCGCTGGACCCCGAGTGCCACGCCGTCGTCGACACCCGCGTGTGGGCCTCGCTGGACCGCCTGGACTATCTCGACGGGCGCAAGGAGAGCTTCGACGCCGCGGATTACGTGACGATGATCGAGCCGATCCGTGAGATCGCCGCCGAAACGGGGTTCCGGGTGGACGAGGTTGGCTACGCCCTCTTTGCGGCCGATGTCGAAGCCCGCGACGGGACGCTGCACTGACCCGTCACACCGGTGGCCGACGCCCGTCTGACGAGAGTATAAACGGGTCGGGCTCGTCCCATCGAACCCGATGAGCGAGGCGCACCTCGACCTGGAAGCGGTCGAACTCGAACTCGACGAGGAGTTGCTGGACGCGATCGACGAGAAGGCGTTCAAAGACCACCGCGAGAACCGCGACGCGGCGGTCCGTGACCTGCTCGACGAGTGGCTCAAAGAGCGGGACTAGAGGGAAACCGTGTCGCCGAGGGACGGCGCGCTCGCGTCGTACCCGTCCGCGCGCAGTTCCGTCGCGAAGTCCTCACAGCGGTCGCCGTAGTTGACGATCACCGGGGTGTCCCGGTAGGTATCGAGAACGGACCGAGAGCCCGTCGCGAACTCGGGATGGGGACGGACTACCCCTCGGGGCGGGGCGCTGTCCCGAAGAACCGTCGCTGGCGGATGAGGAGCGCGACCACGGCAAGCGTCGGGATGCCGATAGCCAGTCCGAGTAGCCCTTCGCCGCTGATCAAAATCACCTGTCCAGCGATGAACCCCTCGACGTTCGTATAGACGTTCCCGAGCACGAACGGGTTGAGGAGGTTCCACGTCAGGTGGAGTACCACCGGTGGGAGGACACTCCCCTCCGAGAGGTAATAGGCGTACGAGAACGGGAACGCGGCGACGGCCAGCACCGCCCCCATCTGGATGACCGCGGTCGTCACCGGGTCGCCGAGACCGGTCGCCCGTGCGCCGAAGTACAGCGCCGGGAAGTGATACAGCGCCCAGACGATACCCACGATGACGGTGGCCACGATCGGGCCGACTCGCTCGGTGAGTGCCGGCAGGAGATACCCCCGCCGGCCCAGTTCCTCCCCGTAGCTAAGGATCCCCGCGAAGAGCAAGAACACCGGGAAGAGGACCACTGGCCCGACGTAGCTGAATTCGCCGCCACCCGGGTTGTACGTCCCGAGCCCCGTCGAGAGCGCAACAACGGCAGCGAGCGCGATGAAGGCGACTGGAAAGCCGACCGCGAACGCCACCGACCTGGCGGTCGCCCCGCGGAGCGACCCGACGACCGTTCGCCGGACGGAGTAGCCCTGGATCTGCCGGAGAACGATGGCCAGCAGTGCGGGCGCAAGCATGATCGGGATCGTCGTCACGCTCGACACCGTCTCGACGATCGTCGCGGCAGCGACCCCGCCACTCACGGCGAGGGTCACGAGGACGAAGGCGGCGAGATGTGCGACCGGCACGTCGCAGTCGGCGCCCGACGCCACTTCAGTGGGCATTGTCCCGTCCAGGGTTCGTCTGCCGTTCAGTGCCACGGGAGGCGCGGCGATGGCGGGCGTTGTGGATCATCGTCGTCCCCACTCATGTCATTTGAGTGTCCCGTACTGTATAAAACCACACGCCCGATGGACTCGGTGTCGATACTGCACGGGACGGGCCAGGGTCGGGGTACTGGCCCGTGACGGGTTTCCTGTTTCAACAGGGAATCACGGCACCGAGGTCGGG from Haloarcula pelagica carries:
- a CDS encoding cupin domain-containing protein → MDRTHLDFDRYFEVVMETDEAQVAEMTVDPGRAVGGPENYHTDSDQWLFVVSGTGVVTVDGTDQRIEPGDLLRIEAGERHGIENDGDEPLETLNVYTPPR
- a CDS encoding ribbon-helix-helix protein, CopG family, translated to MSEAHLDLEAVELELDEELLDAIDEKAFKDHRENRDAAVRDLLDEWLKERD
- a CDS encoding CPBP family intramembrane glutamic endopeptidase gives rise to the protein MPTEVASGADCDVPVAHLAAFVLVTLAVSGGVAAATIVETVSSVTTIPIMLAPALLAIVLRQIQGYSVRRTVVGSLRGATARSVAFAVGFPVAFIALAAVVALSTGLGTYNPGGGEFSYVGPVVLFPVFLLFAGILSYGEELGRRGYLLPALTERVGPIVATVIVGIVWALYHFPALYFGARATGLGDPVTTAVIQMGAVLAVAAFPFSYAYYLSEGSVLPPVVLHLTWNLLNPFVLGNVYTNVEGFIAGQVILISGEGLLGLAIGIPTLAVVALLIRQRRFFGTAPRPEG